The window TGTTCGTGTTTGTATATATCCTGTGGCCAAAATCAACCTTACAACATAAAATAGTAATTTCATTTAGTCTGCTTTCAGAAACGTGTGTTTTTTGTATTTAGGTATATAGTATTAAATGCTTACTGTCAGCCATTTATAGTCTTCCCACTTCGAAAGTACCAACGAAAAAAGTTAAGTACAAAATGCTGCATGGTCCAGGAAATTATTAAGTATCATCTTTAAATGCCATGCTCACATTATGCTTCTCAAAGCTTCTGTGTTAATTCTACttagttttattttataatttataagtaGTACCATTTAACTAACTGGTCGTGTATTCATTGAACAAATGAAATCTGATACGTATGAATAGCTTTCCACACATCTGCCttgttatcttaaagaaaggaaGTTATtaaagggaaaagggaaatgTCAATTTACTACTAATCAAATAATAATTGAGCAGCCAAATTAACAATTGAATATTTCCTATTGATCGTATGGCAAAATAACCATTATATTTGTCTTCGATGTAATAAGATCAAATTCTGCCTTTAGTAAACTTGCattgattaaatttatatttattcgaTATATGTATgatataaaaatgtttcaaatgagaagtaaaatataaatacactaTGGTTGCCGATTAAATGAGTATAACATCGACAGAATTTGGTCTTAAGAGACAAGTTCAAcacataaaaaaatatgtagTTAATCGTACTTTAAATATTCACCCTCCTAGAATTCTACAAGTTGTACATATAAATGAGACTGTAAGTAACGTCCCCTGGTTATGGTGATGGgctgtataaataaaattgaaacaaataTTGTATCAAAAACTAAAGCCTTTACGCCAATTCTATGAATTTGGGATAAACGCTTGACTTTTCTAAAACAAAGAGAGTATACTGTTCTTTATTGATACGGCCCtaaatgttataatttttgtgttatttgaaataacatagaagcaattttttaataaatttagagATTATTCCATTGTTACATTTTAATATGCTACGTGTTGTATAAGTCTATTTATTTGCTAAGCTTTTGTTACATCTATTTAATAATGTAAACAGATTATTTACTATTGCTTAGGTTTCCTCTTTGTTCATTATTACGTATTCTTCAAGCTCTGTGATAAATTTCTCTTGAGCTAAGAATGCTAATTAAGAGAATGGCTACcaaaaatattgtacatttgTAGTTAAGTTTGATTCATTTTTATGTTTGTATATCaccattatacatatatgtgtatatatatttttgcaaagaTCCAGTAGCAGTCATCATTATATTGTGTTTTATAATTTCTCTTGTTTAACTGGAATGTATTTTCTTAAAATGACCCTCGTTATTGCGACAGGAAATCAACACGTGCCTGATCATAGATTATAAGTTGTAGGGGGCATTTCAATTACGAGCTAATCTATTGATCTTTTGAGATAATACAAATTGTATGTTATGCTGTTACGATGCATAACcatagaaaatattttgtcaGAATCCAATGTTTAGTTATAAATTATAACGTTTtcattgcatttattttaataatcctAGATATGCAACAGGCAGTTGTGAATTAATGAATTCAATGAGATTACACGCTAATTTAGTAATTTCCTCCATAAAGAATCATCTTAGGTACACTTActtcttttataatattaaaatttttatctgTTACTTGCATAATgcgattaaaattcataaagGTTTACTATATTGTTCAGCGATTTCACGTGTAGGTAATGCTGTATTAGTTTTACACACGAGACATGCATTTCATacagtatttataaaaattataactgAGCCTTCCTCACTAAACAAATAACATTGTTCATTAATGGaagtattaatatataatattgaaaattcatgaaattacAGTTTTCAATGTGAGAGTAACTTTAATCAAAAACTAATTATATACACCCTGTGTTTTTAGTAAGGGACAATGTgaacattttcaaaataaaaaaaaagtttgttaaTTCTCACATGGATAATGTGAAATGGTgccaaattttatatttaaaaaagttctTGTAGTGCACCCATTTCTTTTAACTGACTAAGAACTTTTTTCTGTAAACTGGTTTTTACTACTAATTTACTAAGTACAatagttttaatatttattgattaagATCATGTATATTAGCAGAAATTTAAAAtcacaataattattttcttgtgGTTTTAGTATGacataaaaattgaaagaaaaaaaaagggtaatATCGTCTCGCAAATAGAAATTTCTATGATCAAAAACGAAATGTTGAactaagaattattttattgtaatttataagcataatttatttatacatagtaacataataaagaagattttctacaaattttctacattttattacACAATGAGACGATATTCGTGTAATCTTTACAAAATGATCGATTTTCATCCGTTTGTCAATCGatacgttgagaaaaaaaataggtCATATACTTTATTGCTATTAGgacagaaaaatataatttgatatGTAACGTTTCATATCATAAATGAAAGGTACAATGTCGATTTCTTTGTAATTACTGTCTActttatattgtaaaattacTCCAGATTATGTACACCATTacagaattattaatatttaaataaaatatctaatttaatacggaataatttatataaatgtatatgtatataatattacTGTTAATAACGTAACGTCGTACGTGATATTTAAACTTCATTTTTAAGAATATATTCTACAGCTTCTACAAAAGAGCTGCACACTTTTGTAGGTGGTGGTGTAATTATGTTTTCATCTCCTTCTCGGTATTTCCCCGTTTGTACTAAAATACCTCTAATACCAATAGCCTGAGCACCAGCTATATCATCTTTGACATCctaattaatgaaattgttaaataatcgGAAACAAGGATGAGTGGTACTTACTAATAAATagcatgtatacatatataagaaatattacatCGCCAATCATAACTGCTTCTTCGGACGGTACATTTTCCAAAGCAGCTTTAAAAAATTCTGCAGTTGGTTTGCCGACAATTTCAGCTTTGACATTGGCTGAATATTCTAAACCGGCGACAAATGCACCCGGTCCTAAGCTTAAACCATCCGCTCTTTTATAATAACATCCTTTATGAATCGCTATAAGTGATGCACCATCTAATAGTAATctaaaataatagataaatcAATTGGTAAATACTATTATAAAAAATCTgtatataaaattctattatatCTAAAGTAAATAAGATGCACCTGAATGCTTTATTCAGTTCCTCGTAATGAAATTTATCCGGTGCCAGTCCAACTACTACAGCATTTACTTTGTCATCATTTTTcaccaaattttcaaaatcttcgaTTGCAACGCGATCAATCAATAACATCGGATTTAATTTTCGAGAAACGATTAATTTCCTTGCTGCAGCCAAAGAACTAAAGATCTCCTCTCTTTTAATATCAAAACCAAGTCCCATCAAACGTTTGTGTAAAAAATTGCTGGACTCTTTCGTTGTGTTAGTAACGAATCTGAGTGGTATATTAGCACTTCGAAGCctgttattatattaataaaattgttttatatcTTTCCTTACACCATAtactatatattttaaaaatttatatttattataaaaaataatttttttatatcagaATAAATTGGGAAATTTATATCTACGCGCCAATAAATGAAACTGCCGTGATATGTAGGATGCGCCATGACATTCTGTAATAATTGTGAAATACTTTCATAAGATGAGTAAAGAAAAGCACCTGTTTAAAGCTTCCACGGCACCAGAAATTGCAGTATTATCAATATGCAATGTTCCACTAAGATCTATTAGTACCATTCTTATTTGTTTCGCCATATTTTATAAGATTTGGTAATTGAATCCACGGTTGCTCGCGCAGCTCCGAGTTATAATTCACATGTCGCACACAAATGTGcacataatatatatatatatatatatatacacatatgttCGTTATGTATACATGTATGCCAAACCGTACGGGCTAATGATTAAAACGTAAAGTTTGCAATTGCACGTGGTTGAGTACATTAAGGATGGCGCTCTCTGTGAAACAGGAAGGCGTAAAACAAGTACCATGGTTTTCCCTGTAAATATTAAAGTTATGAATGGTTCTTTATACTTtgatatttgtaattaaaagcTGTCTTTGTTCTGTAGTACGGAATGGCACGAGGTGTACAAACAAATTTACTCTAATGATGTAAATGAACAAATCAAGGGGTATGAAATGTTACTTACATGGAAAGCaaggtaattaaaatatttatatttaagaaaatatcctgaaataataaatactaaTCTTGAGTATTTTAGGATATCAAAGTTACCAGTAGGGGTGGACTGTACTCTTTCAATTTTGCAAATCTGTCTTAGAGACCGTGAATGGACTCCCAAGATTAACAATGGAGAGTTACCAATTAGTTATGAAAATGATTTGTGTTTGATGTATTCAACTGTAATAATGAGACTTTTAAATCATATATCTAACATAGGACATACGAAGCAAACATCCTTGTTTCAGATTGCAAAACAGCTCAATATTCCAGAATGGATAGTTAACTTAAGGCATGATACTGCTCATGGATATGAATTACCATCCATTGGTGTATTAAGAATAGCTACAAATATATTGTTAGCTTGGATACATGTatgtttgtttatttatttataataatagcgTTTTGCTAAAAATATAtgcttaaatattatatatttaaaggaAGAATATTGGGcaagtgaaattaaaagaatGCAGATGTGTCTTAACAATGATGAGTCTATGAAAGAAGCTCAAGAAACTGAAGAGATTCAGGATTTTGACGATTTAATTGAACTTTCAACTGCTGTTAGTTTATATATTCATGCTGGATACCATTTAGTATCTAATATTCCAGATCTTCAATTAAAGTATGTACAATTTTGAACTATTTCAATATAATAGTAATTAGTTTATAttcattaatcaattttattaatagggAAACACTACAAGATTTACGTTCATATGCCATTTCCTTGTCAGAACAAAGTAACGAAGGCACTGATAATGATAAAGATAACTATATAGATGCAGTTAATGATGACataaaaaaggataaaaagTACACCTTAGAAACTGCAAGAACTGTTCTTTTATCAGAAATATCTAGATATCTTAATAGAAAATCTATTCCTCATAAAAGAGATATAGTTTGCAATGCACTGTTTAATACAGAAGCTTTCTTACCAAGTCAAGATACTTTGTTAATTTTTACTCAAAGAAAAAATACTAGAAATGAATTAGAGGATAATATTTTGCCATTAGATATGATTAAATTTTGGAAAGacatcatttttttattgtacgaAAAGGAAATGATGGAAGAACTAATTTTAGGACTACTGAAATTAACAAATAATGAGGAGATAGATAAATCTAAAAGATTACTAGCTGCTTTATGGATAAGTTCTCTATCTTATTGTTTTCTAAAATTGGATTATGCTCATTGCATATCTCGAACTCTAGAATATCAATTAGAAAAAAAGATGCAGAAAAGATTATCACCAACTATTTTTGAGCTTAAAGTCAAAGAAGAAACGGATCGTACTTATCCACATTTAAAAGATATTCTGTGGTTTAATTTATCAGATGTTGTACCATCTTGTTTAACtgacataaattttatttcaaaacttattttaaatgcaaatgaGTTTTCTGCTAAATTCATCTCACCTATGTTGGAATTAGTAAGCCCAAAGATagataaagaaaataaacaattattactaAATTTAGTCAATATTTATACTGTAGGAAAACCAACTGATAATAAAAACATAAAGGAATATGAAAAGACCTTCACTATCGAAGATGTTCAGGGTGACGAACATAAATTAAACGAAAataacgaagaaaataaaactgaaaataaaataattaatttcctagTTGACAAAAAGATTCGAAATTCTTACTGGAAATTTGCAATTAGTAAGTAATTTATCTCGTTCATTAATCAATGTGAATTACTAgtaaaaataacataaaactGCTTTTAGCAAATTGTAATTGGACCGAGTGTCCAATTGGCTTACTTCCTTGGCAACGTGATACCTTGGAAGTTTTAAATCCATTGAAGACTGCATCACAAAAGCATAACGTCTCAATTTTAGAATCTGAAATTGTCCCAGGAATTATTGATCGGAAGGACTTAGAGAAGCAAAGCCAAATTAACTGGGATAATGTTTTGAGGAAAAAGAAGCGTATGAAACGGAAACATGAACGGCGGAATGCAGATATTATAGTGAATAGAGCATTGGAGGCTGTAAAAACGCAAAAATAATGTGTTACAGTTTTATTATGCTTTAAGTGTTTTATTTATAATCGGTATGTTCGTGAGaagtataaaaatagaaaataattaaacaatatatttttgtaatttactaaataaattagataattgtaaaatttgttAGCGTAaagatttttttaactatttattataaaatttgtatcgataaatataaatttttcaataattcagTTAACATTAGATGTAATCTTATTTATAAAACGGAAAAACTGTTTGTACACTTTGTAACAACTATCAACAACATAATATAGGTACTCTATGTATTGATATCCCATAAAACGCTAACTTTAAATAAGTTTATAACGttttgtatacatatacaaaaaattataaattaaattaattcatacAATATATATTCATAATGTACACGTatggaagaataaaaaattttctttatcacAAGATATAAAATCTGACCACCCTAACCCATCttcattacaaaataaatatttggtaTGTAATGAGTTGATTTTTATAACAGAACGCCTAGTTCTAATTTTCTCACAACGTTATCTTGGATTTTAGTGTTTGCATACAACTACTATATTCCAAAACAATGACACGAAAAGATTAAAATGGAACATTCTATATATGTACAAGTgctgtaaaattaatattagaaaaattgcgAAGGTTATTGCTCATTTCTTTGGTTACTTTTTCCAATGTATAAGTATACATAtaacaaaacatttattaaaacaaaatccAGTATATCTTTGTTCTTATTTccacaattaaattaaaaagaataaacTTTTTTATCACTGGTTTTAGTTTTCCTAAGCACTTCGGCAAGATGTCTGGATGATTCAAGACCAAATTGATCTAACGGTATTCGTGACATAACAGCAATTCTATAAGTACGTAAAACAGTTTTATTAAACTGTGATGAATACATCTAATCATAAACGGTCAATAGATTTGCAATCTTTATTACCTTCCTCCAGATATGTTGTATAAAAACTTCCAATAAGACGATCGTAAATGTTGTGGTTCAAGTATTGCTACATGAAAAAGTACTGCTGTACTAAAGCAgtataaaaaaattgcaaaccATTTTACTTCAGGTACTATCTTTTTTTCTGAAAGATCATTCCACAATAGCTGAAGAAAAATAGTATGTTAATATTTGATATATTGaagtaagaaattaaaattatttgtaagGTACCTGCAATGCTTTCCACATAAAGTATAAAGCTATTGTATTGCTACTGTAAGCCATAAATGTTATACCACTTATCAGTCCAGCAGGAATCGCAAAATAACAGGAGTCTTTTTGGAAAAATCTCCTTAATAAACAGGACATTAGctaaaatacattaaaaattattataataacgcATAAGAACATAGTATATTATAAGGAAGAACACAACAATACCCTATAAAGTCCAGTAAAACCTCCTAAAAACACAGCCAAGTTTAAATTgtctcttttaaaaataattgattttaacAATTGtggttttataaataattttttgatttgAAAAAACAAGTTAATTACTAATTGAGCACTGAGAGCATAACTAAAAACTGCCATGCCAccctgtaaataaaaataacataaattgGTTTGTGCATTTAAGTATATGCATAATTTTTTTGcttaacatttattaatttatatacataccTTCAATATGTAATGAGCACAACTATAAGGATGCGGACAAGATACATGTTTACTTCTAAGTTTTAGttgttcaataatttttttatacactTCAAGTGATTTcatgaatatattaaaattctttttatcagGCCTTCTACTTATGTCATGCATTTTTGTTGAACTTTGACTATCAGAACAAGATTGTGTTTCAGAATGTGAGCTACTTTTTTTAAGGTACTCAGTTCCTTCGTATGGTCCAATAAGAATTCTAATAAAAAATGTTGACCAATTTAAAACTACTGCTAATTTTGTAGGTAAGTCATAAAAAAAAGTTACAAATACCTAAGTATTCTATATATAGAATCCTGTTTATTTGTTTTAGAACGAAAGAAATAAAGTAACAATGCTATGCTTGTTGCAAAAATATATGTTCCACCCTTTGAGATGGGAGAATAATATCCCCTTGCGATTCCCATTTTAAATAATGTTTCTGTTGCCTGATAAACagcattaaaatttattagatgacaaaagaagaaatagcattcattatagttattattattattaacatatttGTTACATAGTTTTTCATAAAGATACAATGATGAAAACAAGATTTTAATGCTAAAACTAATTCACTCACAACATTAGATACATATAAACACAGTAAGGTACGTCGAGAAGGCCTTTCAATCAAAATAGCTGACAAACTAGATAAAAAGGATGGAAGAAATGATACAGTCAAAACATTAAACTTTCCAAGTACTCGCCTGaaatacataatttttcaaGTAAATATAACTGATTATGGTGAAAAGAATCAAGGATAATTATAATTGCTAtttgtttaacaattttataagaATATAACTGACTACTCAACAAagaatataatttcatttaagtaaaaataaaatctttacAAACCTTAGAGAACAAATAAacatagaatatgaaaaagcACTCCACGAGAGAAATGCTGTTGATTGTAAAATACCCAATATTGTCTTTTTAATGTCTTCTTTGGATGGTTTTTTCCCTCTCATTAAAAGTGCAAcctaaaaaaaatttaaaaaattaaaaaaatatgaaaacagGAATAAATGCTAATTTCTCacatgaatattaatttgttATGTTCGAATTATAGaagagaataatattttcaatatcatCAGATCAGCTGATAATACCAACCCACCGATacgtgtgtgtgtatgtacgtacatacatatccATACATACAAGTGTCAACGCTTGTAATGTAATTTTGCTTATTATTACTTTCTATTATTACAAATCGATATTTGACCAATCATAAATCATGCACAAAAGAAATATGATATTGGATACTTAAATATTGTTGCATAAATCTCGAACCATTGAAATAAATAACAGGGAAGTCTATTTACGTCTACAATATACATTTTCATCGTAataaattatatgtatgtacatttgtGCGCATCAATTACATTGAATCGTTATCAAGAATAcgatacaaaaaagaaaaatggaattcgAAATAATCTGTATTGGTATACGTACTATATAAACTGTGGAATATATCCTAAGGCATTCCTGCAAGGTATGCAATCCAAGACCGGCTGTTGCATTAATGCATGAGTCTATCCAAGGATGTGAAAATTCCTTACAGGATATATCAGCAAATTTACTTAATTGAGAAGGCATTCTTTAACAAATGACAATTTCTCTGAACGAGTCCACTGTCTGATCACGTAACGATCAATTGTTCGATGAATGTtgcataaaaaaaattattataaaatgacaCTTGTGTCACTGTTTATTATATACAGACATCGTGGAACATTTTGTTAATATCATTTTCCTAACTGATATACGTTAATTTGTAATTACGCAACACAAACACAAAAATCGACTGATTAACCAACCCCGATTATAAAGGACTATGGACTATCTACTGGTTACAGATATACTAGACGATTAGATATAAAAATGCTTCTGGTTTTGAATTTCGACTTCTTAAGATCATATGCACTTGTGTGATATTGTATGAACACAAAACCCTACGATACAAAGAAATTAACCATCCGGACTCGTCGACCGCTCATCACTGACTGAATATTGACTGAAGTGGGGCTACAGGATCAAAAATCACTGCTGAATGTCGCACGAGTTGTCACACTTCTATATGTCacatatgtaaatatttctttgaaatagGCTATTGCAGTTctgaaacattttaaattttaatgataaaatttgaaTACACATATGTATTGTTATCGCTACGTGCGATACATACTTTACagctattattataataattcatgCTGCCATAATTTAACATATTGGATTAGAAATGTTATAAATTGGCAAGATTTATTCTGAtacataataaaatttgtatcttagcgattattaaaaaattataatttaaatttatattttctatttgtaTATAATGTACTTACAAGATGTTTGTACTTTATGCAACTTTCTAATTTCACTTCTGATGTACCGTTATCGTGAACCTACTTGATGTGAAAGCGTACTGAACTTCTCTGATGAAAGTTGATCTCAAAGGTAGCCGATCGGTCATAGCATTAACCATCATTTGGACGTTAAtaagtattatttaaaaaaagacatAATCCATAAAAAAATGTCGTAAAAAGAGATACGTTAGTATTACCTGCTGTCGGTATTACCCATCGTCGATATTACCTACTGTCGGCATTCTCCATCGTCGGTATTGCCCATCGTCGGTATTACCCATCGTCGGTATAATTGTCGCGTACTTTATCGGCGTCAACAATTGCCGATACAATCCGCTCAATTTTTCCGAAATAGCCacagttttattaattaatatataaagaacACTAATTTAATGGGTGAAACTTTCCTATATTATATAGTGACTCATCCCGCATCCGATGTAATAGTTTAAAGAAAGTCTATGGGTCACACATTTtagcttcggggttcctgacaccccgatATCATGATGTCGGTATACAGtgtcactggtgcttcggggtccctgataccccatgATGATGTCAGGTCGGTATGCATAGAGCACCaccagtgcttcggggtccgtGATACCCCATGATGAAATCAGGCCCGTACGTAGAGGGCACAACCATTATAATATTCATCCTCTAATTTCtttccggagtttatttaatttactttatttattaaataagctcatcgaaggggaataataTTTATGATTGTATCCCTATTCTGGGCCTCGGCCGAGGAccccttttatttcactttttccagttatttatataattttatccctctttacAGACCAAGGTCACccctttcagttattaattattttatccttctttatGGGCCACGACCCACGCCcccataattatttattatcctacTCCTCTTTATGGACCAAGGACTCCCTTGGCAAATActtatttcttcattctttttatgagCCTTGCGGGGACTACCACTAAATCAGTGGATCTCCGTATCCCTTgttttatcaataaattaataaataactggTACTCACAAAGAAAGAAACTGTcactaagaaaaaaaaaaatacgttagAAACCAAGGATTTAAACCGTAGACCTCTATAACCGTTTTTATGTGCGAGTTTgttatacttcagaatgtaaggagtaactaacttccAAAATGGGGTATAGGCGTATTCAGCTTGACGAGGTCTACAAGGTGGcagagtttcattaataagtgagcgtaataTTTGGGTAGTTCCTCTCGTTAGTATAAATACGACGCTATACCTGGCTGTAATTTCAGATCCTATTCGTTAGACTTggaaatatgtatgtacgtacactGTATCAGATAAGGGGTGACACAATTATGTTTGGATTGTGATTGGCCGCAACCGAATACATAGGTAGTTTTCCGCGTCTGATGAACAGGAACCATCAGTCGCGTATTTCAGCACCTTGTGATAACTCACGTTGGTATATAAGGGCAGTCAGAAAAGCAAGGTGTATTAAACATCGAGGCATAATCGAGGCAACTGCAATTATACATATAGTGAGATATCGTTGCATCAGAATTATATAGAAACATTGAAGAGCATTTTGTGAAGCATGTAAATCGCGTAAGTGTCTTATTGTTAGacaaaatatcaatttcaatgACGATTATGAATCTATATTACACGAACAAGAATTTTACTGGATAACGAGATAAATCAACGTATTTTGGGATGAATGGTCCTTAGATTAACGTTATTTTTACTTTCAGCAGTTCATCCTTGAGTACCGTTAATTGAAATCGCAACAAAGCTTCGCATCCATTGTTTCAAATTATACTTCGGACgtctgtaaaagaaaaaaagaaaaatacagacGAAATAATCGGAAAATGACTGCAGGATTGAAGACAATGGAGTTATTACGATTAGGACGACGAGTTCGTCGACGTTTAAACGCACGAAATGGTGAGTAATCGAAAGGCAAATATTGTTTCCATTGAATTCGAATCGCGATATCATCAAATGATCCTT is drawn from Osmia lignaria lignaria isolate PbOS001 chromosome 14, iyOsmLign1, whole genome shotgun sequence and contains these coding sequences:
- the LOC117609286 gene encoding transmembrane protein 135 isoform X1, whose amino-acid sequence is MPSQLSKFADISCKEFSHPWIDSCINATAGLGLHTLQECLRIYSTVYIVALLMRGKKPSKEDIKKTILGILQSTAFLSWSAFSYSMFICSLRRVLGKFNVLTVSFLPSFLSSLSAILIERPSRRTLLCLYVSNVATETLFKMGIARGYYSPISKGGTYIFATSIALLLYFFRSKTNKQDSIYRILRILIGPYEGTEYLKKSSSHSETQSCSDSQSSTKMHDISRRPDKKNFNIFMKSLEVYKKIIEQLKLRSKHVSCPHPYSCAHYILKGGMAVFSYALSAQLVINLFFQIKKLFIKPQLLKSIIFKRDNLNLAVFLGGFTGLYRLMSCLLRRFFQKDSCYFAIPAGLISGITFMAYSSNTIALYFMWKALQLLWNDLSEKKIVPEVKWFAIFLYCFSTAVLFHVAILEPQHLRSSYWKFLYNISGGRIAVMSRIPLDQFGLESSRHLAEVLRKTKTSDKKVYSF
- the LOC117609286 gene encoding transmembrane protein 135 isoform X2, coding for MYGYVCTYIHTHVSVALLMRGKKPSKEDIKKTILGILQSTAFLSWSAFSYSMFICSLRRVLGKFNVLTVSFLPSFLSSLSAILIERPSRRTLLCLYVSNVATETLFKMGIARGYYSPISKGGTYIFATSIALLLYFFRSKTNKQDSIYRILRILIGPYEGTEYLKKSSSHSETQSCSDSQSSTKMHDISRRPDKKNFNIFMKSLEVYKKIIEQLKLRSKHVSCPHPYSCAHYILKGGMAVFSYALSAQLVINLFFQIKKLFIKPQLLKSIIFKRDNLNLAVFLGGFTGLYRLMSCLLRRFFQKDSCYFAIPAGLISGITFMAYSSNTIALYFMWKALQLLWNDLSEKKIVPEVKWFAIFLYCFSTAVLFHVAILEPQHLRSSYWKFLYNISGGRIAVMSRIPLDQFGLESSRHLAEVLRKTKTSDKKVYSF
- the LOC117609292 gene encoding haloacid dehalogenase-like hydrolase domain-containing protein 2 isoform X2; translation: MAHPTYHGSFIYWLRSANIPLRFVTNTTKESSNFLHKRLMGLGFDIKREEIFSSLAAARKLIVSRKLNPMLLIDRVAIEDFENLVKNDDKVNAVVVGLAPDKFHYEELNKAFRLLLDGASLIAIHKGCYYKRADGLSLGPGAFVAGLEYSANVKAEIVGKPTAEFFKAALENVPSEEAVMIGDDVKDDIAGAQAIGIRGILVQTGKYREGDENIITPPPTKVCSSFVEAVEYILKNEV
- the LOC117609283 gene encoding uncharacterized protein LOC117609283; protein product: MALSVKQEGVKQVPWFSLTEWHEVYKQIYSNDVNEQIKGYEMLLTWKARISKLPVGVDCTLSILQICLRDREWTPKINNGELPISYENDLCLMYSTVIMRLLNHISNIGHTKQTSLFQIAKQLNIPEWIVNLRHDTAHGYELPSIGVLRIATNILLAWIHEEYWASEIKRMQMCLNNDESMKEAQETEEIQDFDDLIELSTAVSLYIHAGYHLVSNIPDLQLKETLQDLRSYAISLSEQSNEGTDNDKDNYIDAVNDDIKKDKKYTLETARTVLLSEISRYLNRKSIPHKRDIVCNALFNTEAFLPSQDTLLIFTQRKNTRNELEDNILPLDMIKFWKDIIFLLYEKEMMEELILGLLKLTNNEEIDKSKRLLAALWISSLSYCFLKLDYAHCISRTLEYQLEKKMQKRLSPTIFELKVKEETDRTYPHLKDILWFNLSDVVPSCLTDINFISKLILNANEFSAKFISPMLELVSPKIDKENKQLLLNLVNIYTVGKPTDNKNIKEYEKTFTIEDVQGDEHKLNENNEENKTENKIINFLVDKKIRNSYWKFAITNCNWTECPIGLLPWQRDTLEVLNPLKTASQKHNVSILESEIVPGIIDRKDLEKQSQINWDNVLRKKKRMKRKHERRNADIIVNRALEAVKTQK
- the LOC117609292 gene encoding haloacid dehalogenase-like hydrolase domain-containing protein 2 isoform X1, whose amino-acid sequence is MAKQIRMVLIDLSGTLHIDNTAISGAVEALNRLRSANIPLRFVTNTTKESSNFLHKRLMGLGFDIKREEIFSSLAAARKLIVSRKLNPMLLIDRVAIEDFENLVKNDDKVNAVVVGLAPDKFHYEELNKAFRLLLDGASLIAIHKGCYYKRADGLSLGPGAFVAGLEYSANVKAEIVGKPTAEFFKAALENVPSEEAVMIGDDVKDDIAGAQAIGIRGILVQTGKYREGDENIITPPPTKVCSSFVEAVEYILKNEV
- the LOC117609286 gene encoding transmembrane protein 135 isoform X3, giving the protein MRGKKPSKEDIKKTILGILQSTAFLSWSAFSYSMFICSLRRVLGKFNVLTVSFLPSFLSSLSAILIERPSRRTLLCLYVSNVATETLFKMGIARGYYSPISKGGTYIFATSIALLLYFFRSKTNKQDSIYRILRILIGPYEGTEYLKKSSSHSETQSCSDSQSSTKMHDISRRPDKKNFNIFMKSLEVYKKIIEQLKLRSKHVSCPHPYSCAHYILKGGMAVFSYALSAQLVINLFFQIKKLFIKPQLLKSIIFKRDNLNLAVFLGGFTGLYRLMSCLLRRFFQKDSCYFAIPAGLISGITFMAYSSNTIALYFMWKALQLLWNDLSEKKIVPEVKWFAIFLYCFSTAVLFHVAILEPQHLRSSYWKFLYNISGGRIAVMSRIPLDQFGLESSRHLAEVLRKTKTSDKKVYSF